The following proteins come from a genomic window of Miscanthus floridulus cultivar M001 chromosome 2, ASM1932011v1, whole genome shotgun sequence:
- the LOC136518821 gene encoding transcription factor BHLH148-like produces the protein MQMDSYNYTSFFHDEAPFYPHVAVPPSPELPFGLIASPEEPPFAPPMPTAFQDYDYPGATVGVGAGAPFGGPSVHGQMIDALSGMGGEGQREQSMAMAEDVEEQEEPPPRRQQQQPAGAAAVESSRGFRHMMRERQRREKLSQSYADLHALVASRSRGDKNSIVQAAAIYIHELRGAREQLQRRNEELKARILGHDARQQCVKVQFEVDEPASAIDSMIGALRRLKGMDVRARGIRSNLSGCRLCTEMNVETTIAAGEVEKAVEEALMQEVERKQQQLGTGSAAAAPGFAGPQASSHVQNVF, from the exons ATGCAGATGGACTCCTACAATTACACCAGCTTCTTCCACGACGAGGCTCCGTTCTACCCGCACGTCGCCGTGCCGCCCTCACCGGAGCTGCCCTTCGGCCTCATTGCCTCGCCAGAGGAGCCGCCCTTCGCGCCGCCGATGCCGACCGCGTTCCAGGACTACGACTACCCCGGGGCGACCGTGGGCGTGGGGGCGGGAGCGCCGTTCGGGGGCCCCAGCGTGCACGGCCAGATGATCGACGCGCTGAGCGGGATGGGCGGGGAAGGACAGCGTGAGCAGAGCATGGCAATGGCGGAGGAtgtggaggagcaggaggagccgccgccgcggcggcagcagcagcagccggctgGTGCCGCGGCCGTCGAGAGCAGCCGCGGGTTCCGGCACATGATGCGGGAGCGGCAGCGGCGCGAGAAGCTGAGCCAGAGCTACGCCGACCTGCACGCGCTGGTGGCGTCCCGGTCCAGGGGCGACAAGAACTCCATCGTGCAGGCGGCCGCCATCTACATCCACGAGCTGAGGGGCGCGCGGGAGCAGCTGCAGCGCCGGAACGAGGAGCTCAAGGCCCGCATCCTGGGCCACGACGCCAGGCAGCAGTGCGTCAAGGTGCAGTTCGAGGTGGACGAGCCGGCGTCCGCCATCGACTCCATGATCGGGGCGCTCAGGCGCCTCAAGGGCATGGACGTCAGGGCCAGGGGCATCCGCTCCAACCTGTCCGGATGCAGGCTGTGCACGGAGATGAATGTCGAGACCACG ATTGCGGCCGGCGAGGTGGAAAAGGCCGTGGAGGAGGCGCTCATGCAGGAAGTGGAGAGGAAGCAGCAGCAGCTTGGGACTGGGAGCGCCGCTGCCGCCCCTGGTTTTGC